The following nucleotide sequence is from Lycium ferocissimum isolate CSIRO_LF1 unplaced genomic scaffold, AGI_CSIRO_Lferr_CH_V1 ctg5015, whole genome shotgun sequence.
atGGGCAGCATAAGTCCTCCTTGTGGACGATCTCACTAGATTCTTACTATATCACTAAATTAATGATATGAAATTAGAAATTTTGAGCTAGCTTAGGTACTCTTGTTGACTCAATGTGACAGTAATGTTTTGTGTCACAACCTCCTCCAACATCATAGATCTTAAACTTCGGATTTTAGGTGTATTTATTGGCTAATGTAACTACATATGCCTGATCACTTTCCTACTTGGAGGCAATTTCGATCCTAACATTAAAGCATTATTACGTCTACAAACATAAGACTTTTTGAAACAGCAGTACTGGCAATAGCCTAATGAAGAATTTTAAATACGTTTATTTGTCATTGGAAGGACACCATACTTTTTTCTATACAGTTATAAAATAGTACTAGTATCAAAGTTCTAGTACAGTTTTTTAAAAACGCACATTTAAATGCAGCTTAAAAATTGATCTAATTAATCTTCCATATGCATTAAATTTGGTGCACTTCCAATTTTCAACGAAGCAAGCCAGATAGGATAACACCACATCACCGATTTTATGTTTTGTACGTTGCTTCACTAAACAAACCAAGTGTTAATAAACGAAACTAAATATCAGAAAGCAAAGATTATTCAGTAGAACTCTCTTTTCCACTCTTAATTCAAAGCACAGTAATGTGAAcatacaaaacaaacattgACTATTCTTCAGTTTTTGTCAAAGAcacaaaaagggcaaaaaagagATAAAGGAAATTAAAGTACAAAAGTCTGAGAGACCTACATGCAGAGGCAGATGCAGCTTAGAATTAATGAGTCTATACgtagatatacatatacaaaccaactaaattttcttaaaagttaGAACTCATACAACTTAATTCTGAATCCGCCTCTGACTACATATTTATTAGTATCTACTTGCCAGGACTAGTATCCTCGGGACGAGTAATACCGGTGCCAACCCTAGTAGCAGGTTCTGGTTTCTTCTTCATATACGTCATGTAGTACCAAATGCCACCAACGACAACAGCACCGCCAAGCGCCATGGTGCCCGGGCTATACGCTAAATTACGCCATGACCGATTCATATCACCAACAgccatttcttcttcttgttgggAAAAAAACAAAGTTTCTTCTTTAAAATCCCTTTAGAAATAAATCCGATAGGTCTTCTTTTTTGAACTTATGGAggctttttattttatgtaaatGTTTAAGTTGGTGTGAGGAGGTGGGGGTGACGATAAAAGTGTGGAGATGAGGAGACACGTTATTCTTTTGTGTCATGTTACGAGAAGTTTAATTTTGCCTGTACTCAAATATGTGGCGGCCGGGTTTTGGTTTTGTTTCTTCTTGAGTTTTTAGAGGATAAGTATTGTGGAGTCGCCGCCTTACGTATGCACGTGTTGAAGTATAGAAGTGttaatgaataaaaaaaaatagagtatgGTGCAATTAGTAATTGTACAAAACATTCCGCCATTGATCCCACTTCCCAGACTCCAGCTCTGAGACAcgtaaaagaaataaaatggtTGAATACCTTGTAGAAATTGAGAGAATTtgtgaaaatattttatgtgtgtattttttttattctcaTACGCACTGTATATATACAAACTTTGAGCAGAAACGACAAATAACAAAGTACATACGTGTCTAGCTAGGATTTGTACGGGTAAGAATAAAGAAatactaattaattatgattagcTGTACATGGAATCCTATATATCGTATGGTTGTGATTAAATCCAGCACATGTTGATCTGTTGGCTATTAGCATGCCAGTGATGCCACCCGTTTCTCTAGAAAGAGAGGAAGATATACATCTTCTTGTCTCAATGTCGGCGTTTTTATTcaacgtccttttctttttcgatATTTGCTCCTCTTCTTCATCTATCAACTTATCATCATGAACACTTAGTAAATCCAACATACCTTAGGCGGTGCGTTTAAATTTGTTGATTGTTTATTTGAACATCTGTACTAAACTTATCGCCCTATTAAAGTATTAAACACTTAGGGGTCgtcgtttggtagaaggtataagctgggatattccagtattaatttttatatcatgtttgatagaaggtataaatttatcctgaaataaatttataccttgtaccaaacatggtataaaaattagtgctgggatatcccagcttataccttcttatcccacttatgctgaaattattttatatcatcttttagatggtataaaataatcccaatagatgggataaattagtcccggaattataatcccgggataattttgactatctaccaaacgaccccttaatcTCTATAAAAATATATCTATTAAATACAATCCGCTAACGTGATATTATGCATGCATAACATATAGTAATTCAAATGTGATATACATTGATTAGGCaaagaatttaagaaagaaCCGAAGATTTTTGTAACTTGTGGTCCAAAAGGAGCAATAAATATTTGAGTGgctgtaaattatttcattaaggaaagtttaagttaaattatttctaaatataaaaatatattattcttttttgacaaactaaaaaggaaaatgtatcACGTAATTGGAATAGAGGAAGTAATACTTTGGAAGCGTAAAATcttacaattttttattttttaaatctttttctccttctatcTCATTCCACCTCTCTTTGCCACCTTGTCATCACCCTACCGTCACCTTTTTCCTACTCTTGCGTCTTTCAAAAGTGTTTGGTCTTCAATTCTCATTTGCTTTACTTATTTCattataaaatttaaagtttaataaatttctattttttaatatgaaGATTTGTCCATGAAATAAGCAGAAGTCAAAAGTCCAAAACCACCTATAAAGTGGAGTCAAAAATTCAAGATCaccaattttaaaaatcttgcaaacaaatgaccaaaaaaaaaaaaaaaattacagaaCTTTTGGGCTTCATGGATCCGTGACCCTTCCCCATCCATGTACCTATATGGATTAAGCCCAAGTGAAAATAACATGACAAAAGCCCAACTAAAATTTGACCGTTAGTATCCTTTAACCGTATTATGTTAACGGCTAGTTTAGCTGCAATTGCTTTAAGTTTAACGGCTAGTTTTATTCCCTTCAACTATCTATATATCACACAGCAAGAAACCCCTGAAGAAccacaaaacaaatatatatctCTCCCTCACTCCCTCCCTCCCTCCCTAAACTTCTCTTTAAACTAAATAAGCTGTTGAAGAAAAGCTATACATTCTTATCAGtgaattgattttcttttttgagcTTCATTATTGCTTCATATCAAATGGCTGGTTTCTCAAGAAACGTGTTTTCTTCTTCAGTAgtagtttttgttttcttcttcatgTTGAGCTTGACAGAAGCAAGAGAGCATTTGGTTGGTGGCAAAACTGATTCTTGGAAAGTACCATCTTCACAATCAGATTCCCTTAATAGTTGGGCTGAAAAATCTCGATTTCTAATCGGCGATTCTCTTGGTATGTTAAATATCTCAACTTTATCTTAGTTTCATTTGGGGCTTTCTACTTTGGCCGCTCCACCAAAAATATTTATcgttatacataaattatacactaAGTATACACGTCTACTCACATAAGTAAATATGTCATATATTTGtcggttattttttttttttcaatgaacGGCTATACTATGTAAGAATCCCACTTCATTTTTAGCTCAGATATACTTCTTAATTATCAAATCACTTGAAACTTCTTAAGAAAAATTAACATTCTCGTCTGTTTTTTACATCGATCTGAACATAGAGAAAATTAAGTAGGTGACGCGTCATAATTACTTCGCCAGGGTATATAATCCATGAGTATTTGCTGGTATTATTTTGTGTGCTATAAGATGCACTGATGTGTCAATGACCattgttgaaattttttttgaacttttttggCAGTGTGGAAGTATGATGGAAAAAGTGATTCAGTTTTGGAAGTGAGCAAGAGAGACTATGTGTCATGCAACATTTCAAGTCCAATAGCAGTGCACAATGATGGGAACACAAAGATAGCGTTGGAGCATTCAGGAGCATACTATTTC
It contains:
- the LOC132044607 gene encoding early nodulin-like protein 15, which translates into the protein MAGFSRNVFSSSVVVFVFFFMLSLTEAREHLVGGKTDSWKVPSSQSDSLNSWAEKSRFLIGDSLVWKYDGKSDSVLEVSKRDYVSCNISSPIAVHNDGNTKIALEHSGAYYFISGAKGHCEQGQKLIVVTLSEKNMRKFMAPAPSPAELEGPAMAPTSNAVNLKASLVVAFGVLVGFLF